A window of Campylobacter concisus genomic DNA:
ATGGAGTAAGTTTTTATCTTCGTCATCTAGCCCGGTCGTACCGATAACTAATGGTTTTGGATTGGTTCTAGCGTAGTTTAGCAGTGCCATGGTCGCCTCTTTTTGACTAAAGTCGATTATCACATCGCACGCTTCAAAAAATTTAGCAAAGTCATTTGTCAAAAGTTCGTTACTTAAATTTTCAACCTGATTTTTTTGGCTAAAAGCGATGCTTAAAGTGGCATCTTTTTCATCTTTTAAACAAGAAATGATACTTTGAGCCATCTTTCCACTAGCACCATAAAGGCCTATTCTTACCAAAATTTATCCTTTGATTTTTGGGTGAAATTTAACATAAAATTTATTATATATAGATTACAAATAGGCTTTTAAAAATGCGTATAAAATCAAAATTTTAATAGAAAAAAGAAGAAAAATTTAGCCAAAAAATTTGGCTAAATTTTAGTATTAATGCAAGCTTTCTATGTAACTCATAGCACTAAGTGCAGCCACTGCGCCGTCACCAGCTGCTACGATGACTTGCTTTGGAGCGTCTTCTCTGATATCACCTGCTACAAAGAGTCCATTTAGGCTAGTTTGCATCTTAAGATTTGTCTTAACCTGCCCGCCATCAACCATTTCGCAGATAAATTTGCCATTTTCATCTTTTAAAATTTCATTATTTACATTTAGTCCGACAAATGTAAAAATTCCCGGTACATCAAGCACGCGCTCGCCATTTTTAGTATCAAGCACAATCTTTGTTAGGCCCATTTTATCGCCAAGCGCCTCTTTTATCGTCGCACTTGTTATAAACTCGATCTTTTCATTTTTTCTAGCTTTTTCAACCGTAGTTGGCGCCGCTCTAAACTCTTCACGTCTATGGATTAGATAGACTTTTGAGCAGATATTCGCTAGATAAAGTGCCTCTTCAACGGCTGTGTCGCCACCGCCAAGAACAGCTACCTCTTTATTTTTGTAAAAAAATCCATCGCATGTTGCGCATGTGCTAACACCTTTGCCAAAGAACTCATCTTCACCCTTAAAGCCAGCACGTCTTGGGGTTGAGCC
This region includes:
- a CDS encoding NAD(P)/FAD-dependent oxidoreductase gives rise to the protein MLDLAIIGGGPAGLSAGLYATRGGLKNVVMFEKGEPGGQITSSSEIENYPGQKAPGESGFDFMSTWWKQCSAFGLVHKWANVLGVRKNNDGSFEILLEGGKSEQAKAVIVATGSTPRRAGFKGEDEFFGKGVSTCATCDGFFYKNKEVAVLGGGDTAVEEALYLANICSKVYLIHRREEFRAAPTTVEKARKNEKIEFITSATIKEALGDKMGLTKIVLDTKNGERVLDVPGIFTFVGLNVNNEILKDENGKFICEMVDGGQVKTNLKMQTSLNGLFVAGDIREDAPKQVIVAAGDGAVAALSAMSYIESLH